A window of Lujinxingia sediminis contains these coding sequences:
- the bcp gene encoding thioredoxin-dependent thiol peroxidase: protein MAVNPKLSVGDAAPDFTLPSDTQGDVSLADLKGQKFVLYFYPKDMTPGCTKQACDFRDNLDAFAEHGYAIYGVSPDPVERHAKFREKHDLNFPLLADTDHSVAEAFGVWREKTNYGRTYEGLVRSTFFIDADGTIEAIHDNVRATGHVGRLVRDLG, encoded by the coding sequence ATGGCTGTAAACCCCAAACTCTCTGTGGGCGACGCCGCCCCCGACTTCACCCTCCCCTCCGATACGCAGGGTGACGTTAGCCTGGCCGACCTCAAGGGGCAGAAGTTCGTTCTCTACTTCTACCCCAAAGATATGACCCCGGGCTGCACCAAGCAGGCCTGCGACTTCCGCGATAACCTCGACGCATTCGCCGAGCACGGCTACGCCATCTACGGCGTCTCCCCGGACCCGGTAGAACGCCACGCGAAATTCCGCGAGAAGCACGACCTCAACTTCCCGCTTCTGGCCGACACCGACCACAGTGTCGCCGAGGCCTTCGGCGTCTGGCGCGAAAAGACCAACTACGGACGCACCTACGAAGGCCTGGTCCGCTCCACCTTCTTTATCGACGCGGACGGCACGATCGAGGCCATCCACGATAACGTCCGCGCCACCGGGCACGTCGGCCGACTGGTGCGTGACCTCGGTTAA
- the polA gene encoding DNA polymerase I, which translates to MPKTPDDNSQMSFADLANHANLNGKTLYLVDGSSYIYRAFYAIRNLSNSAGMPTNAIYGFTQMLKKLIEDENPDLIAVTFDAFDADEHTFRKELYDDYKANRSAMPDELRIQIPYFRKVVEALNIPIMEQAGVEADDLIATATVRAREVGLNVCIISADKDLMQLLGDGVSMLDTMRGRRYSPADVLERFAVSPDRVKYVLALAGDTSDNIPGVPGIGEKTGGKLIAEFGDLETLLANVDKVSGKKRKENLTEFADQARLSLELVTLRDDCPIAFDIEHLHLSPPDFQALAHLFHELEFESVLHDLNRWFKSRGWLDDRDIEDLKDSLLDEEITRTDETRKDYRAIFTLEELDELLAACKDAGRFAFDLETTSIDPLEAQIVGMSFAYKPNHGVYVPVAHSYDGAPAQLSLNEVLARVAPLLEDPDLPKIGQHYKYEWLVLHRHGVSFRGVSFDTMLMSYVLDPGKNSHGLDTIAFDFLNHRNIKFSDVAGSGKKQLTFDQVPLDKATPYASEDADITLMACDALLERLNEEPELRKLHDTLEIPLSRVLGIMELNGVKVDCDILNQLSAEFEVELEQLQDEINVHAGSEVNPNSPTQLREVLFERLELPVKKRTKTGPSTDQSVLEQLSELHPLPRLILEYRSFSKLKGTYVDALPELIREDTGRIHTDFNQAVAATGRLSSSNPNLQNIPIRTDRGREIRKAFVADEGHLLLAADYSQIELRIMAHLSGDPVLLEAYREGQDIHALTASQIFDVAIDQVTSEQRRAGKTINFGVMYGMGPRRLARDLDISMPEAKSYIDNYFERYQGVASYFEKLVADAVETGYALTMFGRKRLLPTLENKGAGRAFAERAAINTPIQGTAADIIKLAMIAIQERIESENLPARMLLQVHDELIFEIAEDALDDLRPIICNMMETIVKLDAPLVVESGVGKNWLDAK; encoded by the coding sequence ATGCCGAAGACGCCCGACGATAACAGCCAGATGAGCTTCGCCGACCTGGCCAACCACGCGAACCTCAACGGCAAGACACTCTACCTCGTCGACGGCTCCTCCTACATCTACCGGGCCTTCTACGCGATCCGGAACCTCTCCAACTCCGCCGGGATGCCTACCAATGCCATCTACGGCTTTACCCAGATGCTCAAAAAACTCATCGAAGACGAAAACCCCGACCTGATCGCGGTTACATTCGACGCCTTCGACGCCGACGAGCACACCTTCCGTAAAGAGCTCTACGACGACTACAAAGCCAACCGCAGCGCCATGCCCGACGAGCTGCGCATTCAGATCCCCTACTTCCGCAAAGTCGTCGAAGCCCTCAACATCCCCATCATGGAGCAGGCTGGCGTCGAGGCCGACGACCTCATCGCTACCGCCACCGTGCGCGCCCGTGAGGTCGGCCTCAACGTCTGCATCATCAGCGCCGACAAAGACCTGATGCAACTTCTCGGCGATGGCGTCTCGATGCTCGACACCATGCGCGGCCGACGCTACTCCCCGGCCGACGTCCTGGAGCGCTTCGCCGTCAGCCCCGATCGCGTCAAATACGTGCTCGCCCTGGCCGGCGATACCTCCGACAACATCCCCGGCGTCCCCGGCATCGGCGAAAAAACCGGCGGCAAACTCATCGCCGAATTCGGCGATCTGGAGACGCTGCTTGCCAACGTCGACAAAGTCTCCGGCAAAAAACGCAAAGAAAACCTCACCGAGTTTGCCGACCAGGCCCGCCTCAGCCTGGAGCTCGTCACCCTGCGCGACGACTGCCCCATCGCCTTCGACATCGAACACCTCCATCTTTCCCCCCCGGACTTCCAGGCCCTCGCCCACCTCTTTCATGAGCTGGAGTTTGAGAGCGTGCTGCACGATCTCAACCGCTGGTTCAAGTCCCGCGGCTGGCTCGACGATCGCGACATCGAAGACCTCAAAGACAGCCTTCTTGACGAAGAGATCACCCGCACCGACGAAACCCGCAAAGACTACCGGGCCATCTTCACCCTCGAAGAACTCGACGAGCTTCTTGCCGCCTGCAAAGACGCCGGCCGCTTCGCCTTCGACCTTGAGACCACCAGCATCGACCCGCTGGAGGCCCAGATCGTGGGGATGTCCTTTGCCTACAAACCCAACCACGGCGTCTACGTCCCGGTGGCCCACAGCTACGACGGTGCCCCGGCACAGCTCTCTCTCAATGAGGTCCTGGCACGCGTCGCCCCGCTTCTCGAAGATCCCGACCTGCCGAAGATCGGGCAGCACTACAAATACGAGTGGCTGGTGCTACACCGCCACGGCGTCAGCTTCCGGGGGGTGAGCTTTGACACCATGCTCATGAGCTACGTGCTCGACCCGGGTAAGAACTCCCACGGCCTCGACACCATCGCCTTTGACTTTCTCAACCACCGCAACATCAAGTTCAGCGATGTGGCCGGAAGCGGCAAAAAACAGCTCACCTTCGACCAGGTACCCCTCGACAAAGCCACTCCCTACGCCTCGGAGGATGCCGACATCACTCTGATGGCCTGCGACGCCCTCCTCGAACGTCTCAATGAAGAGCCCGAACTGCGCAAGCTCCACGACACCCTGGAGATTCCCCTCTCCCGCGTGCTCGGCATCATGGAGCTCAACGGCGTCAAAGTGGACTGCGACATCCTCAACCAGCTCAGCGCCGAATTCGAAGTTGAACTCGAACAACTCCAGGACGAGATCAACGTCCACGCCGGCTCCGAGGTCAACCCCAACAGCCCCACCCAGCTCCGAGAGGTCCTCTTCGAGCGCCTGGAACTCCCGGTGAAAAAACGCACCAAAACCGGCCCCTCCACCGATCAGAGTGTGCTCGAACAACTCTCCGAGCTTCACCCGCTGCCGCGCCTCATTCTGGAGTACCGCTCCTTCTCCAAGCTCAAAGGCACCTACGTCGACGCCCTGCCCGAGCTCATCCGGGAAGACACCGGCCGCATTCACACCGACTTCAACCAGGCCGTCGCCGCCACCGGTCGCCTCTCTTCCTCAAACCCCAACCTGCAGAACATCCCCATCCGCACCGACCGCGGCCGCGAGATCCGCAAAGCCTTCGTCGCCGACGAGGGGCACCTCTTGCTCGCCGCCGACTACTCCCAGATCGAGCTGCGTATCATGGCGCACCTCTCCGGCGATCCGGTGCTTCTGGAGGCCTACCGCGAAGGCCAGGACATCCACGCCCTGACCGCCTCCCAGATCTTCGACGTCGCCATCGACCAGGTCACCTCCGAGCAACGCCGCGCCGGCAAAACCATCAACTTCGGCGTGATGTACGGCATGGGCCCTCGCCGACTGGCCCGCGACCTCGACATCTCGATGCCCGAAGCCAAAAGCTACATCGACAACTACTTTGAGCGTTACCAGGGCGTCGCCTCCTACTTCGAAAAGCTCGTCGCCGACGCCGTCGAGACCGGCTACGCCCTGACCATGTTCGGCCGAAAACGCCTGCTCCCCACCCTTGAGAACAAAGGAGCCGGCCGCGCCTTTGCTGAGCGCGCCGCCATCAACACCCCCATCCAGGGTACCGCCGCCGACATCATCAAACTGGCCATGATCGCCATCCAGGAGCGCATCGAGTCCGAAAACTTGCCGGCCCGCATGCTCCTCCAGGTCCACGATGAGCTCATCTTCGAGATCGCCGAAGACGCTCTCGACGACCTTCGCCCGATCATCTGCAACATGATGGAGACCATCGTTAAACTCGACGCGCCCCTGGTCGTGGAGAGTGGTGTCGGCAAGAACTGGCTCGATGCCAAATAA
- a CDS encoding MXAN_5808 family serine peptidase: MKRQGRYVVAAVAVTIAFALSVQLGERGVQFDLSQATVSAQEGEEAYRFSSLRILNRVLLQLKDNYVEPERIEPAKMLIASLEAVQNQIPEFVVSYEVDEPEQSPEKVVVQVGSERREFEANSMESLWEMSLRLKEIFLFVEQHLPEDPERKNEDIEYAAINGLLSTLDPHSNLLPPTYYEEMQTQTGGRFGGLGIVISIRDGQLTVISPIEGTPASQRGIKAQDRIVRIGEESTINMNLNEAVNLLRGEPGTDVNLWIQRANWPEPREFTVTRAVIKIESVDSKPLAEKVGYLRIKNFQANTYSDVRTHLAELKEQMGGMQGLILDMRDNPGGLLEQSIRISDLFVDEGTIVSTVGVGNKLRETKSANRAGTEPEYPIVVLVNGGSASASEIVAGALQKNNRAVVLGDTTFGKGTVQILYEFPDDSALKLTVAQYLTPGGVSIQNEGIIPDLRTIPVVVTPDSVNMFLSQSMQRESDLAMTLANPTTQPDAGGVVRQIRYLDEDASNEEEEEYVNPDEFREDFEIRLAQRLLVAAGEEHRREALLEKLQGELQTVFDTELSEIKAELSKMGVDWSAGEPVANADYELEVRTATEGPWQAGQEIEVTAALTNRGTEPLYRVKALTRSDNLLLRHREFIFGKVEPGETREWTTTLEIPKDSASRHDRMEFVVSDDEQEFSGEHHFDLPIQGQERPQFAFSYEVLGGNGDGVLQAEEDVTLRIHLENVGAVPSDEVMVYLKNLSGDAIYLNRGRGTVEDLAAGGSEQFDFEFRVRRSPDEGVARLELDLYDMAYREFVQKILEIPVIEDVAPVEDVEGVATIGAQGAVSHVGAHARSAEVARLEPGARLKVEARSGNWLKLKLGEREIWVSADNATMADGEASADGSVATWSRFQKPMVSLNPTQMLTGDAAVQLKGTIRDEGLIQDYYVVVQRQGGPRDVQTRKLNYERVDSDEVSFDARVPLFEGMNRISLVTRDESGLMTTESVYVYRERS; this comes from the coding sequence ATGAAACGACAGGGTCGCTATGTGGTAGCGGCGGTCGCCGTGACGATCGCGTTTGCGCTGAGTGTTCAGCTTGGCGAGCGCGGGGTGCAGTTTGATTTAAGTCAGGCGACGGTCTCGGCCCAGGAGGGGGAGGAGGCGTATCGCTTCTCGTCGTTGCGGATCCTCAACCGGGTGCTCTTGCAGCTGAAAGATAACTATGTGGAGCCGGAGCGCATTGAGCCGGCGAAGATGTTGATCGCGTCTCTGGAGGCGGTTCAGAACCAGATTCCGGAGTTTGTGGTCAGCTATGAGGTCGACGAGCCTGAGCAGAGCCCCGAGAAGGTGGTGGTGCAGGTGGGCTCGGAGCGACGCGAGTTTGAGGCCAACTCCATGGAGAGTCTCTGGGAGATGAGTCTTCGTCTCAAAGAGATCTTTTTGTTTGTGGAGCAGCATCTGCCCGAGGATCCGGAGCGCAAAAATGAGGATATCGAGTACGCCGCGATCAACGGGCTGCTCTCCACGCTGGATCCGCACAGCAACCTCTTGCCGCCGACCTACTATGAGGAGATGCAGACCCAGACGGGGGGGCGTTTTGGCGGTCTGGGAATCGTGATCTCGATTCGCGATGGTCAGCTCACCGTGATCAGCCCGATTGAAGGGACGCCGGCCTCGCAGCGAGGCATTAAGGCTCAGGATCGCATTGTGCGCATCGGTGAGGAGTCGACGATCAACATGAACCTCAACGAGGCGGTGAATCTGCTTCGGGGGGAGCCGGGCACCGATGTGAATCTGTGGATTCAGCGGGCGAACTGGCCGGAGCCGCGCGAGTTCACGGTGACGCGGGCGGTGATCAAGATCGAGAGCGTGGATTCGAAGCCGCTGGCCGAGAAGGTGGGGTATCTTCGCATCAAGAACTTCCAGGCCAATACCTACAGTGATGTGCGCACGCATCTTGCGGAGCTCAAAGAGCAGATGGGCGGGATGCAGGGGTTGATTCTTGATATGCGCGACAACCCGGGCGGGCTTCTGGAGCAGTCGATTCGCATCAGCGATCTTTTTGTCGATGAGGGGACGATCGTGAGCACTGTCGGGGTGGGTAATAAGCTCCGGGAGACGAAGTCTGCAAACCGTGCGGGAACCGAGCCTGAGTACCCGATCGTGGTGCTGGTCAACGGCGGTAGTGCTTCGGCCAGTGAGATCGTGGCCGGCGCGCTGCAGAAGAACAATCGGGCGGTGGTCCTGGGCGATACGACCTTTGGCAAGGGGACGGTGCAGATTCTTTATGAGTTCCCGGACGACTCGGCGCTCAAGCTGACCGTGGCGCAGTACCTGACTCCGGGCGGCGTTTCGATTCAGAATGAGGGGATCATCCCCGATCTGCGGACGATCCCTGTGGTGGTGACGCCGGACTCGGTCAATATGTTTTTGTCGCAGTCGATGCAGCGCGAGAGTGATCTGGCGATGACGCTGGCCAACCCGACCACCCAACCCGATGCCGGCGGCGTGGTGCGACAGATTCGCTATCTGGATGAAGACGCTTCCAACGAAGAGGAGGAGGAGTACGTCAATCCGGATGAGTTCCGCGAAGATTTTGAGATTCGTCTGGCCCAGCGGCTGCTGGTTGCCGCCGGGGAGGAGCATCGGCGGGAGGCGCTCCTGGAGAAACTTCAGGGCGAGCTGCAGACGGTCTTTGATACGGAGTTAAGCGAGATCAAAGCCGAGCTCAGCAAGATGGGGGTCGATTGGAGCGCCGGTGAGCCGGTGGCAAACGCCGATTATGAGCTGGAGGTTCGCACCGCGACCGAGGGGCCCTGGCAGGCTGGCCAGGAGATTGAAGTGACCGCCGCGTTGACCAACCGGGGTACCGAGCCGCTCTACCGGGTCAAGGCGCTGACGCGTTCCGACAACCTCTTGTTGCGTCACCGTGAGTTCATCTTCGGTAAAGTTGAACCTGGCGAGACCCGCGAGTGGACCACGACCCTGGAGATCCCGAAGGACAGTGCCAGCCGCCACGATCGTATGGAGTTTGTGGTCAGCGACGACGAGCAGGAGTTTTCTGGCGAGCACCACTTCGATCTTCCTATTCAAGGTCAGGAGCGCCCGCAGTTTGCGTTCTCCTACGAGGTGCTTGGCGGCAACGGAGACGGGGTGTTGCAGGCTGAGGAGGACGTGACCCTGCGCATTCACCTGGAGAACGTCGGAGCGGTGCCCAGCGATGAGGTGATGGTCTACCTCAAAAACCTCTCGGGGGATGCGATCTATCTGAACCGAGGGCGTGGCACGGTGGAAGACCTGGCCGCAGGGGGCAGCGAGCAGTTCGACTTTGAGTTCCGTGTGCGTCGGAGCCCGGATGAGGGCGTGGCGAGGCTGGAGCTTGACCTGTACGACATGGCCTATCGCGAGTTTGTGCAAAAGATTCTCGAGATTCCGGTGATTGAGGATGTGGCACCGGTTGAGGATGTCGAAGGCGTGGCCACGATCGGTGCGCAGGGAGCCGTCTCGCACGTCGGTGCGCATGCCCGAAGTGCCGAGGTGGCGCGACTGGAGCCCGGTGCTCGCCTGAAGGTCGAAGCGCGCAGTGGTAACTGGCTCAAGCTCAAGCTCGGAGAGCGCGAGATCTGGGTCAGTGCTGACAACGCGACGATGGCCGATGGCGAGGCGTCGGCGGACGGTAGCGTGGCGACCTGGAGTCGTTTCCAGAAGCCGATGGTTTCGCTCAATCCTACCCAGATGCTGACCGGCGATGCGGCCGTGCAACTCAAGGGTACCATCCGCGATGAGGGCCTGATTCAGGACTACTATGTCGTGGTGCAGCGGCAGGGAGGTCCGCGCGATGTCCAGACGCGCAAGCTCAATTACGAGCGCGTGGATAGCGACGAGGTATCGTTTGACGCCCGAGTGCCCCTCTTTGAAGGTATGAATCGAATCTCGCTGGTGACCCGCGATGAGTCCGGTTTGATGACCACGGAGAGCGTGTACGTGTACCGCGAACGCAGCTGA
- the rnz gene encoding ribonuclease Z — protein sequence MVSDLLALPPLAPLRFIDFACLDHRTMSIQLVFLGTGSGKPMPQRNVSSVALFREGELFLFDCGEATQLQLTRSGLRPGALRAIFLSHFHGDHVNGLPGLLGSLTLNQRDDALDIYGPRGLRRWFKTLHDLHILRPGFRVRLHEITEASNVFNGEGFHVETQALNHRIDTWGYALVEDSRPGRFDLERARALNIPPGPIFGKLQHGETVTLEDGRTIEPSQVLGPARPGLKIAYCCDTIPCPEAIELARDADLLIHEATYVAGDERSAHQRGHSTSADAARCARDANAKRLILTHISQKHLNLEEVVQGARAIFPNVEIARDLAEFTVERRDH from the coding sequence ATGGTGTCCGACCTTCTGGCGCTGCCTCCGCTGGCGCCCTTACGCTTCATCGATTTTGCCTGCCTCGACCATCGTACCATGTCCATTCAACTCGTTTTTCTCGGGACTGGCAGCGGCAAACCCATGCCGCAGCGCAACGTCTCATCGGTCGCGCTCTTTCGCGAAGGAGAGCTCTTTCTCTTTGACTGCGGCGAAGCCACGCAGCTGCAGTTGACCCGCTCCGGACTTCGACCGGGCGCGCTGCGAGCGATCTTTTTAAGCCACTTCCACGGTGACCACGTCAACGGGCTCCCTGGCCTTCTCGGCTCACTGACGCTGAATCAACGCGACGATGCCCTCGATATCTATGGTCCCCGCGGGTTACGACGCTGGTTTAAAACCCTGCACGACCTCCACATTCTTCGCCCGGGCTTTCGAGTGCGTTTGCACGAGATCACCGAAGCCAGCAACGTTTTTAATGGCGAAGGCTTTCACGTCGAAACGCAGGCCCTGAACCACCGCATCGATACCTGGGGCTACGCCCTCGTCGAAGACAGTCGTCCAGGACGCTTTGATCTGGAGCGCGCCCGCGCCCTTAACATCCCGCCGGGCCCCATCTTTGGTAAATTACAACATGGCGAAACCGTCACCCTGGAGGACGGCCGCACGATCGAGCCCTCCCAGGTGCTGGGCCCTGCTCGCCCCGGGCTGAAGATCGCCTACTGCTGCGACACCATTCCCTGTCCCGAGGCCATTGAGCTTGCTCGCGACGCCGATCTCCTCATCCACGAGGCGACCTACGTCGCCGGCGATGAGCGCAGCGCCCATCAGCGCGGACACTCAACCTCCGCCGATGCCGCTCGATGCGCCCGTGACGCCAACGCAAAACGCCTGATTCTGACTCATATCTCCCAAAAGCACCTCAACCTTGAGGAGGTTGTTCAGGGGGCGCGGGCTATCTTTCCCAACGTCGAAATCGCGCGCGATCTGGCGGAATTTACCGTGGAGCGTCGCGATCACTAA
- a CDS encoding serine/threonine-protein kinase, whose translation MALMPAAGDIVDDVFRVEEEIDSGNFGAVYKVRDLLEHRTLALKVLKPGPHDENELRQRFEREASLIYSLRHPHVVQVYYYGQTESGLPYMAMEYLQGTDLRSLLQHHGALSEALARRITIEALAALHAAHATGIVHRDLKPANIFLVNDGDRGQVKVLDFGFAKALDGETDFEITNAGTLVGTPAYMSPELVHKKNVGPQADIYALGLILAEMLTGEKVVTIENVYDTIVFQGSKKDIKLPRELRRSVFAPILERAIAKDLDRRYQSAIEMIDALRALHLESVGPYTDEVPLTSAPPSTGSADQQAHTRPRSDGRPSLVEVDQALANASARQLVLESEPTIDYPRHSQPPLQLRQAGNRPTAQMPAISRSSTATMATALPEEPVEEQRSAWVDVALGLVIGAIALGAILYFFA comes from the coding sequence ATGGCCCTGATGCCCGCTGCCGGCGACATCGTCGACGATGTCTTCCGCGTCGAAGAAGAGATCGACAGCGGCAACTTCGGCGCCGTCTACAAAGTTCGCGATCTTCTGGAGCACCGCACCCTGGCGCTCAAGGTCCTCAAGCCCGGGCCCCACGATGAAAACGAGCTGCGCCAGCGCTTTGAGCGCGAGGCCAGCCTCATCTACAGCCTGCGCCACCCCCACGTCGTCCAGGTGTACTATTACGGGCAGACCGAGTCGGGTCTCCCCTACATGGCCATGGAGTACCTGCAGGGCACCGACCTGCGCTCGTTGCTCCAGCATCACGGTGCTCTCTCCGAAGCTCTGGCGCGCCGCATCACCATCGAAGCCCTGGCCGCCCTGCACGCCGCCCACGCTACCGGCATCGTCCACCGCGACTTAAAGCCGGCCAACATCTTTCTGGTCAACGACGGCGACCGCGGGCAGGTCAAAGTCTTGGACTTCGGCTTTGCCAAAGCCCTCGATGGCGAGACCGACTTTGAGATCACCAACGCCGGCACCCTGGTGGGAACCCCCGCCTACATGTCGCCGGAGCTTGTGCACAAAAAGAACGTCGGACCTCAGGCCGATATCTACGCCTTAGGGTTGATCCTGGCCGAGATGCTCACCGGCGAAAAAGTCGTCACCATTGAAAACGTCTACGACACGATCGTTTTTCAGGGCTCCAAAAAAGACATCAAACTTCCCCGTGAGCTGCGCCGCTCGGTCTTCGCCCCCATCCTGGAGCGAGCCATCGCCAAAGACCTCGACCGCCGCTACCAGAGCGCCATCGAGATGATCGACGCACTGCGCGCACTCCATCTGGAAAGCGTCGGCCCCTACACCGACGAGGTGCCCCTGACCAGTGCGCCCCCCTCCACCGGGAGCGCTGACCAGCAGGCCCACACACGCCCCCGCTCCGACGGGCGCCCCTCTCTTGTGGAGGTCGATCAGGCCCTGGCCAACGCCTCCGCCCGGCAGCTGGTACTCGAGAGTGAGCCTACCATCGACTACCCACGCCACTCCCAGCCTCCACTTCAGCTTCGCCAGGCGGGCAACCGCCCCACCGCGCAGATGCCTGCCATCTCGCGCAGTTCCACGGCAACCATGGCCACCGCCCTGCCCGAAGAGCCTGTTGAAGAGCAGCGTTCGGCCTGGGTGGACGTCGCGCTGGGTCTGGTCATCGGAGCGATTGCGCTGGGAGCTATCCTCTATTTCTTCGCCTGA